The segment cagataTTGTGATgtcgtctattcccaatagcaagTGAATACGTAGGAGGGAACTAAACGGGCTTTCACACTCCGGCAAATCgttcagaaatgtcgggaataaaACAAGCCAATgcgtcatattttcgtagatttcaaggcagcagaTGATACAGTCGAACATGGCAGATAATATGAGAATGGATTTCCGTATAGACTGACTGATGAAAGGTACTCTGGAACAAGTGAAGTCCTAAATGCGCGTTTCGGGAAAACTCTCTAGTCACTATGAATCgcgacaaggggatggactatCTTGTAGAACTGGAATTGAAGGTATGATGTGGCGAACACGCAATGTaattttcagcaagagtagtcaaCCCCTAGGCGTCGTAGAAGACTTCGACGTTGTCACTTGAAACTTTGCGATGGTAGAGGCTAACTACGCCAGTCTGAAAGGGGAGATTAGCATGATCAGGCTAAGAAATAATGCATCGATAACCAAATACATGAGAAGTAATGCCACACAAGAATACAATTTTCGATTTCTAGGCATTTAAGTTGGAAATGGGACCTTCGCAAGAGATTTAAGAAGCATATGCCGCGTCACGAAGCTTACGATGAACAAAGCTGATCAGGCCGGTAGAACTTTACAGACTTGAGATTATAACTTTGCCTACGGAAGAAGTAAGTGTCTTATTCCAATTAAGTGATGATAACGAACACTGAAGGTCTTCAACTTTCGTGTGTTGGTATTTCGATGGTGATTAATGAGGACACTTTTGTTaccgaaaaattaaattatgagCAGAAACGTGGCGACCTACGGGCATGAAGCATGGACGTGGAAGTGGGCTAACCGATGAGTTCTTGGCATCTCTGAGCGTAAGACCCTGCGATCAATCTTGGGAAGGCAAGCTAGAAGATGAAGTGTGACGTACAGGCATGAGCCGCGAAGTTTATTTAGAGTTCAAATCTGCGAATACAGTCGAACGAATAAAAAAGGGCTGACATAGGTACCACCTGTGAATCATAGAGCGTCTCTATGATGGTACAGAATAACTCAGTCCATCCGACTTTTCCGCGGAACATGAAACCTCTTAGTCTTAGGCGCAATAAGTATAAGTTAAAATGTTAAATAAACAGTAGAATAATATGGAAAAGTTTCATCCTTCTCTAGGTCAAATGGTGATACAAGTTTGTGATTGTAACTTTTCCTGTTTAGTGGCAATAGATTCTAATAGATTCTAATAGATTTCTAGAAGTGTGATAAATTTTCCCAAAACCTTCACCATTATTATAGTACTTTAATAGTTTAATAACTTTTTCCCCGCCCCAAGGCCCAACAAACAAACTTTACCTCATTTTGCCTTACGGTTTGTCCTAAGCTTAGAAGTAGATGCGCCGCTTCCTCGTTGTTGCTGGTGCtgctactactgctgctgctgttgctgttttgatggtgatgAGCGCCTCCCGGGGATTGTGGAATATTTCCGCCTCCAATACCGGTGATACCTCCACTACCAccaacaccaccaccaccaccgccgccaCCACTGCCACCACCAACACTGCTGCCGCTGTGTGACGAACTCGGTCCCATCGGGCTTTGCATTGAGCCGGTGCTGGTCGCAGACGGCGATGACGGAATCGAGGGTGTCGTCGTTTGTACTTGCGGCGGAGAATCGTAGCTCCAGACCATCGTCCGGACCCCGCAAGATTCGCCCATGATGACCGTGGGAGTATTTCGAAAGGATGTTTGCGAGGTAATTGGCCCTGGACCCTGGTAATGCTGCGGAGACGGCTGGGGTGATATTTGGTTTCTTAGCGGTGGAAGCGGACCACCGATTACTTCCGGCTTGACACCGTTGATACGCTGTTGACTACCCGGCCACACTGCCATCCGCGGTGGGACCCCAGCCAGCTGCTGGGACAAGAGATTTGGTATTTGCGTTTCGTTTTTTACACGAAACAAGATGGCTGCGTCTCGCGAGGGATGGCGAATCTGAAGCGCGGGACTCAGTGGGGATGTGGTGGGACTGACTTGGATAGGACTCGGTAACCGTTGGTTATTGGGTGATAGTTGCATGGCTTGACTGGTCATCGGTTGACTGCCGGACAGGGGTTGCCGTTCACGTTTGATAATTATGTGGGATGGTGATTGCGGCATGTTGGTAGAGCCAATTGGAATTGGACTGTGCTGGCGATTCTGTTGCTGCTGGGTAGGCGACATTGGTGGCTGCATCTGATTGGAAGATTGAACGCCCATCCGGCCACTGGTCAGTGGCGGTTGTTGCCTTTGTTGGTTCACATTTCCATGCATCGATACGGGAGGCATGTTGACGTTTACGACGGTATAGTTTGGATTCGATAGCGATCGTTCGCGTTTCATGTACGCCTGTTGCTGAGAATTAGGAATCATTTGCATGCTCGTTTGCCGCTGGTGCGCGCTCGGCAGCAGAGATGTGTTCGTGTTCTGGTTTACTATCGTGTACTGTGGCATGCGTTCCTTCTTTATGCGAATCTGCTGTTGCATGGCCTGCAGCATTTGTTGCTGTGcgagatgctgctgctgctgaatgTTTAGACTATTTGAAGAAATTTGACTAGATGCGAATTTAGACATTCCACCCAACGGCGGCTGCTGAAACATGTGGATGTGACCCGGCGTTGCGCTTGACGTTGATGACGAATTCGACGATGATGCAGATGTCGTGGACGCCGGCGATGATGATGTTGAACTTTGCGGTGTCGATGTAAGTCTATTAGGCTCTTGATTATTATTACTAGCGTTGCTATTACTACCGTTACAGATATCACTAGTACTATTATGACTACCGTTGGTGTTACTACTGCTATCGCTGCCGGTGTTGGTGTCTGCTGGATTAATTGACGGTGGTGCTTGCTTGCGCATCCCCAACGTGACCAGTGTCGTCGGTTGGTCAGACTTTATGCGATTTGGAGTGACTAGTACGGTCACATGTTGCTGATGCTGCTGTTGTGAATGACTTGGTCCATCTGGGCCGCCACCGGACGTTTCCCTACAGCTGCTGATGCCGCTGCTACTGCTTCCGCCGCCTGCAACAGAAAGAGTACTGCTACTGTTGGCGTTATAGTGTTGCTGCAGCAGTTGAATGGAATTCATTAGCGCTAAATTATGGCTGCTAGGCGGACTGGCTGACCGGGGACGCTCATCCGCCACCGAACGTATCACACTAGCGCCCCCACCGCAATTGGCAGAACTGGAATACGACACCGGTATACTACCGCCAGGATCCGGTTTCGGATTCAGTCTCGAAGGTGGCCGTTCATCTATCAGCAAACCCGGCGAATCGGGCGATGCCCTATCACTGCCACCATCATCGTCCTTGAGGCTGCTATCGAGCATCGGCTTTGGTGACGTCAAGCAACTATCACgactgttattgttgttgttattactattgttgttattgttgcttGTTAACGTATTGTTATTATCGACATTATTGCTATGATGATGGTGGTgcggttgatgatgatgatggtgcggATGCTGCgggtgctgttgctgctgctgctgctgttgttgttgctgttgttgtggctgctgctgatggtGGTGTTGATGATGCGGATGCTGGTGATGATAATGTTGCTGTTGGTGGTGGTGCTGGTGGTCCGCTGCAGCAGCCGGAGTTGGCGGGCCATCCTCCAACTCGGCTCCGTGCTCGTCCAGCTCCAACTGACCTGCCGACTGCTGCTGATCGCACATCTTCGGTGATAGCGGTTGCAGAAGATCTGGTGATGAAGTACTGGTATCGGCTATGGACTCCCCATCGCTGCTACATCTTGAGTCGACTTTTCTTCGTTTCAGCTTTAAATCTTGAAAAAGGCTCATTTTATCGAGCTCGTTGTAGGGTCCACGGCTCAATGTCATAATTCCTGCAAAAGGGAGAGAAGCAAGGAAAATAGAAATTAGAGAATGCAAAATTACAAACTTTTATTCTAAACAAATTGGAATATTATCGAATATTCGAAAAGTTCATCACAGTGTTAATGAAATGTTTTAATTTACAGTTGAAGTTGATGTATACAGAAATATGTTCCCAATCTGAATTGCAGACATGCTGAGGCACCTTCTCCATAAAATTTAGTGTAAAAAAATAATTCCTCGAGATGTTATCAGTTATCAGTCAGTTGTCATTTAAGTTCGGGACATCGGGAATTGGTAGATTTCaaacaagaaacatttttaAAGTAATAATCCTTGAACTCAAACAGATTGAAACCAAATGCTTATTGTTCTACCTCATTCGAAGTTCTTTATATCGCAGATGAACGTGTCAAAGGATGCTTAACTTGGTCTACTGCTGCAGACGATATGGGACGTTAATATGGCGTATTCTTAGGAAAATAATATTGAATAACGACCACTGCTGATACGCTTACAGCGTATAGCACTAACCGGAGAAACAACTGCGTTGATAAACAACCGCATCTCTTCTGGTAAGGGCCTCACAGAAATAGCTTCGCACGCCGCAGTGATATATGCATGTAGGaagaaaaaatagcaaaacaatTATCCTCACAAACGCGCcaggaaaaaaagagagtgcTTTCTGCTTTTGCATCGGCAATAACAATAAAGTGTCTGGCAATGCTTGAACTTTTCAAGATCACCGGGCACAGGATGAGGTGAGGATAGGTCGCTCCCGGTCGAGAATGCAAAGAGTACTCAAACGGTCATAATCTTCGTCACCCACCCAACCCAACCGCGTTGTTGATGGTTGCCCCCTGCTGCTGCAGGATGAAATTTGTTTCTACAATTAAGAATGAAATGTAAATATCACCACTGCAGAAGGCGACGCTCGACGGCATCACCTCGGTTGCATTGCAACCGACCATTCCGAAGGAGTTCAGGGCGATTATAATTGGTTAATCTTTGAGTAAGCGCGAACGCGATAATCGCAATTACAGTTACTATACTAGATCGTGCGCACATTCAGCGGCGGGATAaaggcagcagcagcggtcTAATCGCGTTATCGATTTGACCGAGTGTTGTGCGAAGCAACGACGCCGATCGTAATGCAAATGCTGCGGCTCGGCACAGCCGGTAGACCGGTGCATTGCACGACTCATCATCATCCGTCACGGTTGTTTATGCAGGGTGCTTGGCATTGAGGTTAATCGCGCACGTCTTATCAAATGTCAATAGACTGATGTGTACAATACAGTGTCGAGTGTTGAGCTTCCGGCTTCTTAGATGCGCGCCGGTAGGGTGCAGTGAGTTCAACATCCGAAGAACGGGTTATCATACGGATTACTGATAGCAGTAGGTGCGTAGATATCTTTGCACCGGAGGTTCCCCGGAGTTTACGCGGAATTCTTTGCTGTTTGTCATTATTTGCACTTATAGCGTCAATGACCTTTGGTTTCGTAAAACAGAGCTAAACATTCTATTAAAAATGTTCTCAACGAATAAAGTTATAGATATACAACATTTCAGCTCATTCAGACTTTATCAGTTATCAGCGACGAAATCGGTATAGTTTTTAACAACCGTCGATCTAATTCGATTGAGCTGAAAGTCTataaagagagagaaagagctCTACTAACGATCCAGTAATGAGTAATGATCATATCAACTTTATAATTCAGattgactaaacgatgtcacaCATTTCGTCAACATCAACCGAAGGACGGATTTTGGAATATTCGTTAAGCATAAATCAGCTAAACATATACAAAAAGTTTACCAGACGCAATGCAGTTTTATTCAACAACTGAGATTAAAGATGTAATTGCCAAGATAAGcacttgaccaaactcgtgatttttagtcatgaccttgaaatggggtcaggcatatattaatatttccagcgcctctatggttcaaaggtacacgggtaccagcgagccacacgccctggtaggtgttgtgggttcaaatccggttataatctttgaTTATaccttggttcgacccatgcatcttccagcattggacaaaagataggagtaacaacgacaacttgttaagcgtagttacctattaccccctccccccccccctttcctttccactctttcccctccattctcaaaaaatccttcttcattactttcccttaccgtcccttcatcaattgtagaatcatcgtttcaaaaaatataaagataagCACTGAAAATATGTTAAGTATGTTGTGCTttatacaaaaacaaaaaaatcatccTGTTTTCATTATCATGTTTGTTTATGGCATCCATTTTTTCGTATTGCCATCTAATACTATAAATGTCTCATTtcgtctgtaaccaaaaccaggcccGTGATATGACGCCATATTTTCGTAGTAAGAATCGCAGCTCGCTCCTTACACGCTTTGtacaaagctgaaactaatatGTACGTGTGCCACCTCCTAAAATACGGCTGGTCAAGTACCTCATGAACAATAGGTGATACTTGGCAGAATTTGCTGTGAGCCCGAAAAAGTATAGTTGGTGTTATAAACATAACAACATTCTTGACAAAGTGATGTACAGATGTCAGTGGCCTGGTTGAAACCCCCGGCGTGGAGTAAGCGAAGACTCAAACCATTTACGCCAGATTGCAGTCAagacaagcatcagtaacaTAGTGGCATCTAGCGTTAGAGGTATATTAGGCATTTTAGTCATACTTTCCGGTTATATCCGTTATAATGattcgctctcaattagacgtgaGGTGACCAGGGCtgcgaattttcaatttcaatagcAAAATTCCGATGAAAATGAATGCAACTATTTGTCAAAATCGACATCATAGCACAccaatcgaaaaagaaaacaacgtaCTGTATCCGAGTGAAGATTTATTTTAGATCAATCCCTCAAAATTATTTTGGCAGTGACGAGTTCATTCACTAGGTTCTATCACGTATTGAATGGTGctgtcaatatcaatatcattaagacgctgatgataatgaatgcctgaaactaaaaagtcaaatattatcattttcaatgatatAGTTAGATAGTTAGATACTCAATTATATGATCATACAAtaatttttcagcatgtaaTATTAGACATTCATGATATTGTCAGCATCTCAATGATATGGATATTTCAATATCAACAGGATCttaatgatattgatattgtatATCAATCACTGCTCAATATATAGGAATGACAGCTATGTTCATACACAAAGCAGTGTAAGTGAAATAAATGCAAGCAGTCGAGAGGGAACAAATATAAATGAGAGCGAAAAAGCTTTCTGTCAACCGTAATCTTTTACACTGAGGTTAAAAAGTTTCCGGCGTTTAAATTTTCAGTCGAAAAATTGCAGCACTGGAGGTGACCCTCACGGGCTACTCCTATCAATGTTGCAGAAATTCATCGGTCCCAAATATATTGAGAAATAATAGAATGATCCCTAAGTTGtgccgttcttaataatcgaaaaagcaacccgtgtaaaaaaagtacttgagtatATTATAACAATATATGTATTTAGATTCGTTTCTACCGGAAGCGAAGGGTAAATGCCAAAATGTGGGTTAATGTGTCGAGATATTCCACAAGTTCCAAAACCGTCTTTATCGCTCACAGAAGTAAAGAAattttagttatatcttaattgTCCATTGAAGTATAGCAGAAGCAGAAGTTAAGTGAGCACTAAAACTACGGTCTTCTGCGTAATGAAGGGGGATGTCATAATGGAAGCTAAGTGACGTGAGAATCAAATAAAGCCTTTTCAGGACTaccatttaatttatttaaagatTTGAATTCATGGATTGTCTATCAAAAGGTATCACAAAATTTACGCATTTATGCTCAAAGTGCTCAcaatccaagtaacaattctaaagctgcttggctttatttgcatttttaaaGGATTTATTACCCCATACTAGGGCGATTTTTAATTGCTTATTTGTAAAATTCACCTGACAAGAATTATCTTATTGCATGTTTCAGGTCAAGTTTCTAAAAATCTAACACTGAACAAATTCTGAGCAAACTTGTGCGACGGCTCATCAAACTCAATTAAGTTTTCAACGGTCGAAAAACTTCGATTGCAGACAGTTATTGGTTTGTAGGATACAAAGGTGCTCCGATGGAATCGCGATTACAGTAGACCGGTAGAGCGGCAGGAGTATTGTGACGCACGAAAGAAAATATTTGCCACACATACACTGCTTGCTGATCCTACGCTGTTTCTAGTGCCTGAAGACCTAGTAAATGGCAACGAAAGGGGTACGGTGGAAGACTCGCTCGTAGAGTCGCGCCGTGATAAGTTTGTAAACGTAGGTCCTTGAAGCAGTGAGGATCAATGAAGTCATGCGCAATTTTAGCGATGAAACCAAGCTGTTGGGAAGCTTTCGAGCTTGGCCTCAAGCAGTGCCCCAAGATAATCGGTTTGACCGACTCTTATGAGTACATGCTCATTTATTTGGTAGCTGAAACGCCAGGACTGGCGATGCAACATATCCCAGAGTATTCTGAAACCGGATACAATCATCTATGGAACGAATTACTGAATATAATGTTAAGTCATTAGCTTTGCAACCAACTCCAAGCTGAAAAAGCAATATAGATGCAAAATAGTATAAATAGAAGAGGTCTCATGTTATTACCTTGAAAAGCGCCCAAAAAGCAAACCGAAAAAAGAAGCAAGATGTAAACTGCACACGCAGAACTCTGCCGGATAAGTAGAAACTAAGCCATAAGCGTAAAATTTCGAGATGCGCTGAGTGGCGAATTTGTCTGTAGCAGTGTTTTGTGGTCCATACGTTTGAACGCTTCCTTAAAATCAGTATAGGTTACATGAATTTGTGCCTTTCTTccacatctatacctataaaaatgaatttctgtctgtctgtcggtatgtttcttatagaatcgaaaactactagaCCGATCGGcgggaaaatttgcatgtaggggtttttggggccggggaaggtccTTATGATAGTTAAAaacccctccccctcctaagagggagggctcccatacaaatgaaacacaaatttctgcataactagagaactaatcaagcaattggaaccaaatctggcatgttggtgtttttggaggcaagaattatttctatggtgagttgagacccctcccctctttaggaagggaattatgacccctctcccatTTACGAGAGGTCCCTTAATCTCTAAAGCGAGTCGCCAATTAGGTTTCCTCACGAAAATAGCAAAAGATTTTACCAATCCTCACTGCCTAAAGGCCCTATATTATGCGCTTGTACGCCTTTTTTTGGAAACCGCTGCTGTAGTTTGGTGCCCACATCAAACATTTTGGATTATTCGAACCGAGCGCATCCAGAAACGTTTCATCAGGCTAGCTTTACGGCATTTATCATGGCGTAACCCATCCGACCTTCCACCGTATCCTGACCGATGTCGACTTCTGGGACGACGAAGAACGATTCAGCAAACAGTACTGATTGGAAAATGAATTATGAGATCGACTCCCCTTGGCTGCTTTAAATTTGCGGGCCCCGCAAAGGACACTGCGTAATTACATACTACTTGTACCTCGGTTTCATAGAACATCTTTCGGGTATAATGAACCAGTCGCGGCTTGCATTCGTGCCTTCTCGTTGGTGGAAGAATTGCATGCTTTCAATGAACCTAGCTATAGTTTTAAAAATAAGATTTCTAGATCTACCATGTTGTTACATTACAGCAATgtaacattagtcaataacaagaccacaaaaactatctatagtaacactagatcattcaaggCGAGACGACCGCTAGTGttaccggcgacccgccgtcggaagcgccagccactggTGGGGGGAcaaccccccgcagaaatcaccactgtctaggttttttgttttcctaggtctactgacctctattactctccttcagttggatcacccctgcgaaatggtactttccacgaaaaagttttccgtgaaatgatacattccgcttaaggtttttcgcgaaatggtattcggcgaaatgttgtacaatcacggcgaatattgctatccgctttttggcttagcaatgaggggagttgttttctactttactgtgaggaaaaattgcaagtttgtatattaaactacccaaccctggtaaccaataagcattaacataagcagcaaatctgCATACAGTAAGGACTAAGGAGGAGCAAAAGTGCGATGGaggtaaaagtacgattcaatgatttatcggtgcagattcggagtaaattgactacattggcatggatgaatgactactttgacagctaaAATTTACCGTAAACTTTGGTTATTTACAAAACACAGTTGTTGAGTtacgtgcaaatgttattttggggcggttttgatgtaatttttcgttatacggcaaatacgatatcagctggaggatattacttattgaaaATTCGTAGTAGCGTTTTACATCATTCACatatctcttttgaaaatgcagtggggatcattcaataatgacgtccattgcttaagaggggagggggtgtcaattttgtaacaggttgtgacaaagggggggagggggtctaggcaaatgtgacatccgtcgaaaaaaattgcattttcatcaaaaggcagcaaaaatatgtttctcagtcattcatcatTCATTGACTTATTTCGATTCTCAAAttattgttccagctgacggcgcttgaaagtcaggcacaatttgtcaatgttaactagatagaccacgcgttacattgaaggatcaatttacacatcaatttcagttcatttgcaatcataGTTTCTaggtttttactaaatattggatagaaaagtacaatgaactctaaaagca is part of the Sabethes cyaneus chromosome 2, idSabCyanKW18_F2, whole genome shotgun sequence genome and harbors:
- the LOC128738835 gene encoding hormone receptor 4, whose product is MTLSRGPYNELDKMSLFQDLKLKRRKVDSRCSSDGESIADTSTSSPDLLQPLSPKMCDQQQSAGQLELDEHGAELEDGPPTPAAAADHQHHHQQQHYHHQHPHHQHHHQQHNNVDNNNTLTSNNNNNSNNNNNNSRDSCLTSPKPMLDSSLKDDDGGSDRASPDSPGLLIDERPPSRLNPKPDPGGSIPVSYSSSANCGGGASVIRSVADERPRSASPPSSHNLALMNSIQLLQQHYNANSSSTLSVAGGGSSSSGISSCRETSGGGPDGPSHSQQQHQQHVTVLVTPNRIKSDQPTTLVTLGMRKQAPPSINPADTNTGSDSSSNTNGSHNSTSDICNGSNSNASNNNQEPNRLTSTPQSSTSSSPASTTSASSSNSSSTSSATPGHIHMFQQPPLGGMSKFASSQISSNSLNIQQQQHLAQQQMLQAMQQQIRIKKERMPQYTIVNQNTNTSLLPSAHQRQTSMQMIPNSQQQAYMKRERSLSNPNYTVVNVNMPPVSMHGNVNQQRQQPPLTSGRMGVQSSNQMQPPMSPTQQQQNRQHSPIPIGSTNMPQSPSHIIIKRERQPLSGSQPMTSQAMQLSPNNQRLPSPIQVSPTTSPLSPALQIRHPSRDAAILFRVKNETQIPNLLSQQLAGVPPRMAVWPGSQQRINGVKPEVIGGPLPPLRNQISPQPSPQHYQGPGPITSQTSFRNTPTVIMGESCGVRTMVWSYDSPPQVQTTTPSIPSSPSATSTGSMQSPMGPSSSHSGSSVGGGNIPQSPGGAHHHQNSNSSSSSSSTSNNEEAAHLLLSLGQTVRQNEAQPWTPSRTGLPLNMERLWAGDYSQFPTGHQMHALNLTSQQPWNIPPGPKKELLDDMPPDEDEQPLVCMICEDKATGLHYGIITCEGCKGFFKRTVQNRRVYTCVADGTCEITKAQRNRCQYCRFKKCIEQGMVLQAVREDRMPGGRNSGAVYNLYKVKYKKHKKNNQKLNNHQQKLGLPGSDNPKSMYLTSSTTPPIKSESISLPSHLVNGTILKTALTNPSEIVHLRHRLDNAVSSSKDRSISYEQALNMIHTLIDCDAMEDIATLPHFSEFLADKSEIGDKLCNIGDSIVHKLVSWTRKLPFYMDIAVEIHTKLLTDKWHEILVLTTAAYQAMHGKRSSSNQLSSGPEGATSLAPDKEDPEFVEEITAQLQTLQSCLTTLMGRPISIEELKIDVGLMVEKMTQITVMFRRSKLKMEEYVCLKVYILLNKEAELESIQERYVQVLRTYLQHTVPHSPNRLSDLLSHIPEIQTAANLLLESKMFYVPFVLNSASIR